In Amyelois transitella isolate CPQ chromosome 3, ilAmyTran1.1, whole genome shotgun sequence, a single genomic region encodes these proteins:
- the LOC106138159 gene encoding biogenesis of lysosome-related organelles complex 1 subunit 5 gives MTELSREIGEVWSRLFDHRPFLNGEIKFMLKEFEEKRGDREVENLFSILEKLTEVKDNQVDKIKKVGEAALPLLNEKLEQALQLCEEVERESIEIQKVSEQKRLENREKRQKEWDQFIDDMNFKCKRIDNAFEEKEEELRDLYTDLNHKLNIAEK, from the exons ATGACGGAGCTGTCACGAG aaattgGAGAAGTTTGGTCAAGATTATTTGATCATCGACCCTTTTTAAATGGCGAAATCAAGTTTATGCTAAAAGAATTTGAG GAAAAGAGAGGAGATCGCGAAGTTGAGAATCTATTCTCCATTCTTGAGAAGCTCACAGAAGTCAAAGACAACCAAgtagataaaattaagaaagttGGAGAAGCTGCATTGCCGCTGTTGAACGAGAAATTAGAACAGGCTTTGCAGCTCTGTGAAGAAGTTGAAAGGGAAagcattgaaattcaaaag GTCAGTGAACAAAAAAGAttagaaaatcgtgaaaagaGACAAAAAGAATGGGATCAGTTCATTGATGATATGAACTTTAAATGTAAGAGAATTGACAACGCttttgaagaaaaagaagaagagcTCCGAGACCTATACACAGATTTAAATCACAAATTGAACATTGCAGAAAAGTAA
- the LOC106138157 gene encoding uncharacterized protein LOC106138157, with protein MDLKGSLVDTNVRIYPSQKLKDFIKTIPINRTTPYNIAKLAKDQDFIPKNKTESVLKPKEYEFNKKDIENINKIKNKVNLGETARSNTEVEHSSSGNENSNIETTEKGIEKANLTLNKKDGHTKDVHDNHKKSDNCDTDTEEFDARRDEKYLVTNDIDWIYKYLKEKRNEDKDVPFLHVLLEGVDVVMPDNELIKRNPILEERCVKLRAQQEAREYRKMTKSVDNVRIRFPEDSISYQLKQLNRQLIVIGQFILSIFAGFLFGFKGVDWMIGNLDFGFRLLLGVMCALIIALAEIYFIAKKLNEELSVPETVQLGGPTKFAEEPTCHGRKITSLEKEHMD; from the exons ATGGATTTAAAAGGATCTCTTGTTGACACAAATGTCAGAATTTACCCCTCGCAAAAGCTGAAAgactttattaaaactatacCAATTAATAGAACTACACCATATAATATAGCAAAACTAGCTAAAGACCAAGATTTcattccaaaaaataaaacagaatctGTTTTAAAGCCTAAAGAATATGAATTCAACAAGAAAGATATAGagaatattaacaaaattaaaaataaagtaaatcttGGTGAGACTGCTAGAAGTAACACAGAAGTTGAACATAGCAGTAGTGGAAATGAAAATTCCAATATAGAAACAACAGAAAAAGGAATTGAAAAAGCCAATTTGactcttaataaaaaagatggtCATACGAAAGATGTACATGACAATCATAAAAAGAGTGATAATTGTGACACAGATACAGAGGAATTTGATGCCCGTAGAGATGAGAAATACTTAGTAACCAATGATATAGATTGGATTTACAAATACCTTAAAGAGAAACGAAATGAAGATAAAGATGTCCCTTTCTTACATGTTTTACTTGAAGGTGTCGATGTTGTAATGCCAGACAATGAATTGATTAAAAGAAACCCAATACTTGAGGAAAGATGCGTTAAGCTGAGAGCTCAACAAGAAGCAAGGGAGTATAGAAAGATGACAAAAAGTGTAGATAATGTGAGAATTAGATTCCCTGAAGACAGCATATCCTATCAAT tgaAACAGCTAAACCGCCAACTCATTGTAATTGGTCAGTTCATATTGTCCATTTTTGCTGGATTTCTCTTCGGATTCAAAGGTGTGGACTGGATGATCGGCAATTTGGATTTTGGATTTCGTTTACTTCTTGGTGTTATGTGCGCATTGATAATTGCTCTTGCAGAGATTTACTTTATCGCAAAGAAATTGAATGAAGAACTTAGCGTACCGGAAACAGTCCAGTTAGGAGGACCTACAAAGTTTGCCGAAGAACCGACGTGTCATGGACGAAAGATTACGTCTTTAGAGAAAGAACACatggattaa
- the LOC106135320 gene encoding uncharacterized protein LOC106135320: MNQTTSITSHFVTGKVSSQTLLATALVKAESRNGSPLILRALLDQGSQASFISEAAVQLLRLNKVAEKTSISGLGGGQSDLTSKYVVKVKIQSLCDPTFKLQVKAHVLQTVTTVLPQRKFTPPRWTELGRISLADPQYNSPNRIDVLLGSEVYCAILKKGLIKSPNDLIIAQDTYLGWVLSGQVDGYDNEESTCHNIIMSFHIQLEENELIKKFWEIESEPSPNKKILTQEEQDCEDHFNATTCRDETGRYVVELPFRPNVRRDYGDTRSVAVKRLFGLEKRLDKNSTLKNNYSEVIDEYLKLGHMEIVDDESSNMEGKVWLPHHAVVRMDRTTTKTRVVFNAADRSANGLSLNDTLMVGPTLQMELRHLIMRWRSHPICLTADNIKMYRQVNVAAKHTDFQRIVWRSEEGIIRDYRLLTVTFGTSCATYLAVKAMQQVAVDEGPNFPHAASRVLSDFYMDDLLTGAENEEEAVKIYKEMNELLNKGGFQLQKWTCNKIGVLGGTETDTEREFKEDDVTKIVGIAWNRRTDEFGYNIKISSDASAPETKRKVISEICRLYDPLGWIAPCVIIAKIFIQKLWIAGLGWDDKLPEELIQEWSQYRKELPKLELFHIPRWVRKKKSDIKVELHGFSDASNAGYAAVVYIRCVTMENEVYTHLVTAKTKVAPIKQISIPRLELCAAVLVTKLLLEVSETLNINKSDIHAWTDSTIVLAWLSDHPSRWKTFVANRTSKILTLINATQWSYVSTKENPADCASRGMSPSEFLENSLWKNGPSWLQNSEIDYVKPRSICTKTELEKRQLKAHTTCVKNFEEIEDICSRFSSLRKLIRVIAYCRRFLHLKNTTSEESKHLPYLTAKEIQESLTCCILQHQRRWFADEISMLLKNKNVSKKSKLSTLNPYIDKNGLLRVGGRIEKSDLPDCSKHPFIVSGESHLAKLLVADAHDKTLHGGQQLTCNYIRTKYWITKVKNLVRSHIHNCIPCVRNAAKIRTQLMGQLPSCRVTPLKPFLQTGVDYAGPINIRVSKGRGNRSYKGYISLFVCMVTRAVHIEVVSDLTSQGFLSAFRRFVARRGRCNHLWSDNGTNFVGAAKELKLLLSSERSSFSNEVAASLANNGTEWHFIPPHAPHFGGLWESGIKSTKHHLRRVIGESTLTYEELSTVLSQIEACLNSRPICQPSSDCDDPTPLTPGHFLVGEPLLVAPDHNYELQNINSLRRWQLTQRMVQNFWRRWSKEYLYGFLQRYKWKTRSPQLRSGDIVLVCEDNLPPTKWLYGKIEDVHPGKDNLTRVVTLRYKNSLIQRPISKLCPLPVNDEHDL; the protein is encoded by the coding sequence ATGAACCAGACCACAAGCATTACAAGCCATTTTGTGACAGGAAAGGTTTCAAGCCAAACCTTATTAGCTACAGCCTTGGTAAAGGCTGAGTCAAGAAATGGTTCTCCTCTGATATTAAGAGCTCTGCTGGATCAAGGATCACAAGCGTCTTTTATATCGGAAGCAGCCGTACAGTTATTACGGTTGAATAAAGTTGCTGAGAAAACTAGTATTTCAGGATTGGGTGGTGGTCAGAGTGACTTAACCTCAAAATATGTGGTTAAGGTCAAGATTCAGTCACTCTGTGACCCAACCTTTAAGTTGCAAGTGAAGGCTCACGTCCTTCAAACGGTGACTACAGTGTTACCTCAAAGGAAGTTCACTCCACCCAGATGGACTGAACTTGGCCGCATCAGTTTGGCTGATCCGCAGTACAATTCGCCTAATAGAATTGATGTTCTCTTAGGCTCCGAGGTGTATTGCGCTATCCTGAAAAAGGGATTGATTAAAAGTCCTAatgatttgattattgcaCAGGATACTTACCTTGGATGGGTGTTGTCGGGTCAGGTTGACGGCTATGATAATGAAGAATCTACATGTCACAACATTATAATGAGCTTTCATATCCAGTTAGAAGAGAATGAACTAATCAagaaattttgggaaatcgAATCTGAACCTAGTCCAAACAAAAAGATATTAACTCAAGAAGAACAGGATTGTGAAGATCATTTCAACGCCACAACTTGCAGAGATGAGACTGGTCGTTATGTAGTGGAGTTGCCGTTTCGTCCAAATGTTCGTCGAGACTACGGTGATACAAGGTCCGTCGCTGTGAAACGTTTGTTTGGTCTAGAAAAGAGATTGGATAAGAATAGCACATTAAAGAACAATTATTCTGAGGTAATAGATGAATATTTGAAACTTGGTCATATGGAGATTGTTGATGATGAGTCATCAAATATGGAGGGTAAGGTATGGTTACCACATCATGCGGTTGTTCGTATGGATagaacaacaacaaaaaccaGAGTGGTTTTTAATGCCGCTGATAGAAGCGCTAATGGATTATCCTTAAATGATACATTGATGGTTGGTCCAACCTTACAAATGGAATTACGCCACTTGATAATGCGTTGGCGTTCACACCCCATATGTCTCACTGCtgataacataaaaatgtatcGACAAGTGAACGTAGCTGCAAAACATACCGATTTTCAGCGGATTGTATGGCGATCTGAAGAGGGTATTATACGTGACTATCGTCTTCTGACTGTCACTTTCGGCACTTCATGCGCTACTTATTTAGCTGTTAAAGCAATGCAACAAGTAGCTGTAGATGAAGGTCCTAATTTCCCGCACGCGGCAAGTAGAGTTCTATCAGATTTCTACATGGACGATCTTCTCACCGGCGCTGAAAATGAAGAAGAAGCGGTTaagatttataaagaaatgaatgaattgcTAAATAAAGGTGGATTTCAATTGCAGAAGTGgacatgtaataaaataggAGTACTAGGTGGTACAGAAACAGATACAGAAAGAGAGTTTAAAGAGGATGATGTTACTAAAATTGTAGGTATTGCTTGGAATCGCCGCACAGATGAGTTTGGTTATAACATTAAGATTTCTTCTGATGCCTCTGCTCCTGAAACAAAACGCAAAGTGATTAGTGAAATCTGTCGACTATATGATCCACTCGGGTGGATAGCTCCGTGTGTTATTATAGCAAAGATCTTCATCCAGAAGCTATGGATTGCTGGACTGGGCTGGGATGATAAATTGCCAGAGGAGCTGATACAAGAGTGGTCACAATATCGCAAGGAATTACCGAAGCTAGAATTATTTCATATTCCGAGATGGGTCCGCAAGAAGAAAAGTGATATCAAAGTGGAGTTACACGGGTTTAGTGACGCTTCTAATGCAGGCTATGCTGCTGTGGTTTATATTCGTTGCGTTACTATGGAAAATGAAGTTTATACTCACCTGGTAACCGCTAAGACGAAAGTAGCACCCATCAAGCAGATATCCATCCCGCGACTTGAGTTGTGCGCTGCTGTTCTAGTTACTAAACTACTTCTGGAAGTATCTGAAACACTGAACATCAATAAGTCAGATATACATGCTTGGACGGACTCTACGATCGTGTTAGCTTGGTTGTCCGACCATCCAAGTCGTTGGAAGACTTTTGTCGCCAACAGGACttcaaaaatacttaccttAATTAATGCTACGCAGTGGTCGTATGTTTCGACAAAGGAAAATCCTGCTGATTGTGCGTCACGTGGTATGTCACCGTCAGAGTTTCTAGAGAACTCGCTGTGGAAGAATGGTCCAAGCTGGTTACAAAATAGCGAAATTGATTATGTCAAACCACGTTCCATTTGCACCAAGACAGAGTTAGAGAAGCGTCAACTTAAAGCACATACTACTTGTGTCAAAAACTTTGAAGAAATAGAGGATATTTGTTCTAGATTTTCAAGTTTACGGAAACTAATAAGGGTAATAGCTTATTGCAGGAGATTTCTACATCTAAAAAATACCACTTCTGAAGAATCTAAACACTTACCTTATCTTACCGCCAAGGAGATCCAGGAATCACTTACCTGTTGCATACTTCAGCATCAACGTCGTTGGTTTGCCGATGAAATCAGCATGctcctgaaaaataaaaatgttagtaaGAAAAGTAAATTGTCTACACTTAATCCGTATATAGATAAGAATGGATTATTAAGGGTTGGAGGAAGAATAGAAAAATCCGACTTACCTGATTGTAGCAAACACCCGTTTATAGTATCAGGCGAATCACATTTGGCTAAGCTCTTAGTAGCCGATGCCCATGATAAAACACTTCATGGAGGTCAACAGTTAACCTGTAACTATATTCGTACTAAGTATTGGATAACAAAGGTAAAGAATTTAGTAAGATCTCACATTCATAATTGTATTCCATGTGTGCGTAACGCCGCCAAGATTAGAACGCAATTAATGGGTCAGCTACCATCTTGTAGAGTAACACCTCTAAAACCGTTTTTACAAACAGGTGTCGACTACGCTGGTCCCATCAATATACGTGTATCGAAAGGTAGAGGGAATAGATCTTACAAGGGCTATATCAGTTTATTCGTATGTATGGTTACACGGGCTGTACATATTGAAGTCGTGTCTGATCTTACCTCCCAAGGGTTCTTGTCGGCTTTTAGGCGATTTGTCGCTAGAAGAGGGCGTTGCAATCATCTGTGGAGCGACAACGGTACCAATTTCGTAGGCGCCGCAAAAGAGTTGAAGTTGTTGTTGTCTAGTGAACGTTCTTCGTTTTCTAATGAAGTTGCGGCATCCTTGGCAAACAATGGTACAGAGTGGCACTTCATTCCTCCTCATGCTCCACATTTCGGTGGACTGTGGGAGTCCGGAATCAAGAGTACCAAACATCATCTTCGTCGTGTCATAGGTGAATCCACGCTGACATATGAGGAATTAAGCACGGTCCTGTCTCAAATCGAGGCCTGTCTTAACTCTCGTCCCATTTGTCAGCCAAGCTCAGATTGTGATGATCCAACTCCGCTAACACCGGGACACTTCTTGGTGGGCGAGCCTTTACTTGTAGCTCCTGATCACAATTATgagttacaaaatatcaaCAGTTTACGTCGCTGGCAACTTACGCAGCGAATGGTTCAAAATTTTTGGAGACGTTGGTCCAAAGAGTATCTTTATGGTTTTCTGCAAAGATATAAATGGAAAACTAGATCTCCACAACTGAGGTCAGGTGACATAGTATTAGTATGTGAAGATAATTTGCCACCTACCAAATGGTTATACGGCAAGATCGAAGATGTGCATCCTGgtaaagataatttaacaAGAGTAGTTACATTACGTTATAAAAATTCTCTTATTCAACGTCCAATTTCAAAACTTTGCCCTTTACCAGTTAATGATGAACATGATTTGTAA